Proteins from one Streptosporangium becharense genomic window:
- a CDS encoding serine/threonine protein kinase, with the protein MRVVEGPIEGDPWRLGAYRIAGRLGTARRGVVYEAYDAAGRRVVLKALYGDPDRTPARVTLSGDPALRERCRREIAAARGVPRACTAAVLDAELDGPRPYVVSEYVPGPTLRRAGRVFGGDDLYRLATAVATALAAIHSTGVVHRDLNPDTVLLGPEGPRVTGFGIASALVAVPTSPRFRTWTAAYTAPEQFTGGPGDAAADVFAWGAIMLYAATGTDPFEAPSMGAVMQRVLCTDPDLGPLPGPLRSLASAALSKDPDDRPTARDLLNILLEGETAPAVPAALAVPSLPDPSDKSVLPALFARGGDVAAGLRTSYDDPGLGAIAENAYAALDPAGRELASKVFLRLVTLSADGEPALRWAPVPEEEIVEAFGQLIVRRGSEACLVHPALPYAWPRLGRWMQESRHPRTAAGIPAPPGPSPSCWPSSWCWPCSPPCSPWRASADRTRLGNGEPSMRRGEAMRDCWRDEVVLFRVKVVDIPPGGPGTGPPSPTSFGGEHGSV; encoded by the coding sequence ATGAGAGTGGTGGAGGGACCGATCGAAGGCGATCCATGGCGGTTGGGGGCGTACCGGATCGCCGGGCGTCTGGGGACGGCCCGGCGGGGAGTGGTGTACGAGGCGTACGACGCGGCCGGGCGGCGGGTGGTGCTGAAGGCGCTGTACGGCGACCCGGACCGCACCCCGGCGCGGGTGACGCTCTCCGGTGATCCGGCGCTGCGCGAGCGTTGCCGCCGGGAGATCGCCGCGGCCCGCGGTGTCCCGCGCGCCTGCACGGCGGCTGTGCTCGACGCCGAGCTCGACGGGCCCAGACCGTACGTCGTCAGCGAGTACGTCCCGGGGCCGACCCTGCGCCGGGCCGGCCGCGTCTTCGGCGGCGACGACCTGTACCGCCTGGCCACCGCCGTGGCGACCGCGCTGGCCGCGATCCACAGCACGGGCGTCGTCCACCGCGACCTCAACCCGGACACCGTGCTGCTCGGTCCCGAGGGGCCCCGGGTGACCGGGTTCGGGATCGCGTCCGCTCTGGTGGCGGTGCCGACGTCCCCGCGCTTCAGAACCTGGACCGCGGCCTACACGGCACCCGAGCAGTTCACCGGCGGACCGGGGGACGCCGCGGCCGACGTGTTCGCCTGGGGGGCGATCATGCTCTACGCCGCGACGGGCACCGACCCGTTCGAGGCGCCCAGCATGGGCGCCGTCATGCAGCGCGTCCTGTGCACCGACCCCGACCTCGGTCCGCTTCCCGGCCCGTTGCGCTCCCTGGCCTCCGCCGCGCTGTCCAAGGACCCGGACGACCGGCCCACCGCCCGCGACCTGCTGAACATCTTGCTGGAAGGGGAGACCGCGCCTGCCGTGCCTGCCGCGCTTGCTGTGCCCTCCCTGCCCGATCCGTCCGATAAGTCCGTCCTGCCAGCCCTGTTCGCCAGGGGTGGCGACGTGGCGGCGGGACTGCGCACGTCGTACGACGACCCCGGGCTGGGGGCGATCGCCGAGAACGCCTACGCGGCGCTCGACCCGGCCGGACGCGAGCTCGCATCGAAGGTGTTCCTCCGGCTCGTCACCCTGTCCGCCGACGGCGAGCCCGCCCTCCGATGGGCACCGGTGCCGGAGGAGGAGATCGTCGAGGCGTTCGGACAGTTGATCGTCCGGCGGGGGAGTGAGGCGTGCCTGGTCCATCCGGCGCTTCCGTACGCCTGGCCGAGGCTGGGCCGATGGATGCAGGAGAGCCGGCACCCCCGCACGGCTGCCGGGATCCCCGCCCCGCCCGGCCCGTCCCCGTCGTGCTGGCCGTCCTCGTGGTGCTGGCCCTGCTCGCCTCCGTGCTCACCCTGGCGGGCTTCCGCTGACCGGACTCGTCTTGGAAACGGCGAGCCCTCCATGCGCCGGGGGGAGGCCATGAGAGACTGCTGGAGGGACGAAGTCGTCCTTTTCAGGGTCAAAGTAGTTGATATCCCCCCAGGCGGGCCGGGGACCGGTCCGCCGTCACCGACGTCCTTCGGGGGAGAACATGGCTCAGTGTGA
- a CDS encoding HD domain-containing protein, whose amino-acid sequence MINRGWGASVAEELAGLTDLLYEIGLLKRYRRTGWLVAGVRDPESIADHSFRTAVIASVIAALEGGNPERAAFMSLFHDTQETRITDIPYLGKLYLKAAPNEEVTAEQVRDLPERVAEMVTGAVGEYEEKTTLEAVCARDADKLECLLQAVEYREQGHQNVQPWIDSSLAALRTPSAKRLADEALNTGSLEWVTRVLNGGRES is encoded by the coding sequence ATGATCAACCGAGGATGGGGGGCTTCCGTGGCGGAGGAACTGGCCGGGTTGACGGATCTGCTGTATGAGATCGGCCTGCTCAAGCGGTACAGACGCACGGGCTGGCTGGTCGCCGGAGTCCGGGATCCGGAGAGCATCGCCGACCACTCCTTCCGGACGGCGGTCATCGCGAGCGTGATCGCGGCCCTGGAGGGCGGCAACCCCGAACGGGCGGCGTTCATGAGCCTGTTCCACGACACCCAGGAGACGCGGATCACCGACATCCCCTACCTCGGCAAGCTCTACCTGAAGGCCGCGCCGAACGAGGAGGTCACCGCCGAGCAGGTGCGTGACCTGCCCGAACGTGTGGCGGAGATGGTGACCGGCGCGGTCGGCGAGTATGAGGAGAAGACCACCCTCGAAGCCGTGTGCGCGCGCGACGCCGACAAGCTGGAGTGCCTGCTCCAGGCGGTCGAGTATCGCGAGCAGGGACACCAGAACGTCCAGCCGTGGATCGACAGTTCCCTGGCCGCTCTCAGGACCCCCTCCGCGAAACGTCTGGCGGACGAGGCGCTCAACACGGGGTCGCTGGAGTGGGTGACCCGCGTCCTCAACGGCGGCCGGGAGAGCTGA
- a CDS encoding DoxX family protein, whose amino-acid sequence MRRTLHDLASLAARLGVGGIFFANGWHKLEAGLTATAGQFATLEAPAPGVWAAVTMLTELLGGVLMVAGLAVAVCGLLLFAEALAVFVVASGGTGLPLTGGDVKLIVALGAASVLLAVGGAGRLSVDHLVVIKRREAEAAEDFAAETEADDVIASLREPETSAASTSASTGRRPYGADGPARPGPAPSPVSPPAAGRAETPRSPSTGEDPGARGNPESTVDTAEFPAVPRTGTPPRRDPAPAPGTTDDILVAGKKDGSPEG is encoded by the coding sequence GTGCGACGAACCCTCCATGATCTCGCCTCCCTCGCCGCCCGGCTGGGCGTCGGCGGGATCTTCTTCGCCAACGGCTGGCACAAGCTCGAGGCGGGCCTGACCGCCACCGCCGGGCAGTTCGCCACGCTGGAGGCCCCCGCCCCGGGTGTGTGGGCCGCCGTCACGATGTTGACGGAGTTGCTCGGCGGGGTGCTGATGGTGGCCGGCCTCGCCGTCGCCGTGTGCGGGCTGCTGCTGTTCGCCGAGGCCCTCGCCGTGTTCGTCGTGGCCAGCGGCGGGACGGGCCTGCCGCTGACCGGGGGCGACGTCAAGCTGATCGTGGCGCTCGGCGCGGCCTCCGTGCTGCTCGCGGTCGGCGGGGCGGGCCGCCTGTCGGTCGACCACCTGGTGGTGATCAAGCGACGCGAGGCCGAGGCCGCCGAGGACTTCGCCGCCGAGACCGAGGCCGACGACGTCATCGCCTCGCTCCGCGAGCCGGAGACCTCCGCGGCCTCCACCTCGGCCTCCACCGGGAGGAGACCCTACGGCGCGGACGGGCCCGCCCGGCCCGGCCCGGCGCCTTCACCGGTGAGCCCGCCGGCTGCGGGTCGCGCGGAAACCCCGCGAAGCCCAAGCACCGGGGAAGACCCGGGGGCCAGAGGAAATCCGGAGAGCACCGTCGACACCGCGGAGTTCCCCGCCGTCCCCCGGACCGGGACCCCTCCCCGTCGCGACCCTGCCCCCGCCCCCGGTACGACCGACGACATCCTCGTGGCGGGAAAGAAGGACGGCTCCCCCGAAGGCTGA